The Stenotrophomonas sp. ASS1 genome segment CTCAACGCCGACAGCGAAGTCACCATCGACATCGACATCGGCAGCGGCCGCCGCGCCCTGCATCTGCTGCGTGGCGAGCTGCTGCTGCAAACCGGCCACCACCCTGCATTCACCGGCCTGCCGCTGACCGTGCATGTGCCGGGAGCACGCCTGCAGCCGATCGGCACCCGCTTCGCGGTCGGTCGTGAGGCGCAGGGCAGCCGCCTGGATGTGTTCGAGGGCGTGGTGCGCTGCCTGCCGATGTTCGGTGTGGCGCTGGATGTGGCTGCCGGAGGCGCGGTGCGGATCGGCCCGATGGGCGGGCTCACAACGGTCGCTGCCGATCCTCTGCGCGGTGACTGGCAGGACGGACGCCTGCAGGTACAGGACACGCCTTTGATCCGCGTCATCGATGAGCTGGCCCGCCACCATCAGGGCTATCTCGGTTGTGATCCGGCGCTCGCCGCATTGAAAGTCACGGCGGTACTGCCACGCCTGGACAGCACCCAGGCGCTGCATCTGCTGGCCCGTGCCCTGCCGATCCGTGTCGAGCAGCGCTGGCCGTGGTGGACCGTCGTGCGTCCGCTTTGAAATCGCGGTTCCCTTTCTGCGCGCTCACCGGGCACTACAAGGGAACCCATTGCGGATGTTGCCGCCCCCATGAAACTGCCCTGCCCCTCCCCTCGCCCCCTGGCCATCGCGCTGTGCCTGGCCATGGCCTCCCCGTGCCTGCTGCCGGCCGCCGCCCATGCACAGGACACTGCGGCCGCCATTCGCTGGCAGATCCCGGCTGGCCCGCTCGACCAGGCCCTGACCGCGTTCGGCCAGCAGTCGGGCCTGTCCATCGCTGCCGATGCGCGTCTGACCCGCGGCCGCCACAGCAGCGGTGTGCAGGCCATGCTCGGTACTGACGCCGCATTGGCGCAGCTGCTGGCCGGCACCGGCCTGGCCTTCCAGCGTGATGCCAGCGGCGTGGTGCTGCAGGCGGCACCTACCGCTGAAGCCGGGGTACGCCAGATCGGCACCCTGCGCGTGGCTGGCCAGGCCGGCGAAGGCGCTTCACCGTGGGGGCTTGCCGATGCCGATGCGGTCTACCGTGACAGCGGCTCCCGCGTGCACCTGGACCATCAGCAACTGGAACGCTTCCGCGGCCAGTCGATCGGCGACGTGCTGGCCGGTGCGGTGGGCGTGCACACCGCTGACGTTCGCAACGGCGGTGCGCTGGACGTCAACATCCGCGGCCTGCAGGGCCAGAACCGGGTGCCGGTGATCATCGACGGCGGCCAGCAGGCCATCGACGTGTACCGCGGCTATGCCGGCGTGCAGCAGCGCAGTTATCTCGACCCGGACCTGATCAGCGCGATCAGCATCGAGAAGGGGCCGAGCCTGGCCGCCAATGCCGCCAGCGCGATCGGCGGCGTGGTCTACATGGAAACGTTGAACGTCGATGACATCCTCGACGATGGCCAGACCTGGGGCCTGCGCGTGCGCGGCGGCGTGGCCGACAACAGCATCGACCGCACCCGCACCTTCAAGCAGATCGCGCGCGGCAGCGACAACCGCAACAGCCTGCGCGACCCGCGCGACTGGAATGGCAGCGTGGCCTTCGCCCAGCGTGGCGAAGACTGGCAGCTGGTCGCGGCCTATGCGCGGCGCCGCCAGGGCAACTTCTTCGCCGGCAGCAACGGTGCGCATCGCTACGACAACCAGCACCTGTCCAGCGGCGGTACCGGCATGTCCAGCCAGGCCGTATCCAAGCTCTTCCATCCGGGCGATGAAGTGCTCAACACGCATACCGACAACGAATCGGCATTGCTGAAATTCACCTGGACGCCCAACCCGGACCAGCGGTTGGAGCTGAGCCACCGCTACTTCAACTCCAGCTTCGGCGAGATCATGCCGTCGGCGATCGGACGCGTGGGCGAGTCCAACGAATGGGTGACCTACGTGGACAAGGCCAACACCATGTTCCAGTTCGAGCCGGGAAAAATGCGGGTCAACGCCACCTCGCTGCGCCACCGCTACCGGCCCGAGGCACATCCGTGGCTGGACCTGAGCAGCACGCTGTGGTTCACCACCGCCACCAGCCGCATGTTCAACAGCAACATCGCCAACACGCCGCTGTTCAAGGACGTGCCCAACGACCAGATGCCCGACACGCTGGGCGAGACCTACGGCCCCGGACTGCAGTCGGACGTGAAGACCCAGCGCTGGGGCGTGGACAGCAGCAACACCACGCGCTTCAGCAATGATCTGGGCGACTGGACGCTGCGCTATGGCGCCTCCTTCCAGCACGAGGACACCGCGCCCAACTCACCGGTGCTGCCGGTGGATTTCAACAACAACCGCTACCTGCGCTCGGGCACGCGCCGCGAGGCCAGCGTCGTCGCCTCGCTGCAATGGCAGCCGTGGGACTGGCTGTCGCTGACTGCCGGCGGCCGCTTCACCGACTACCGCACCCGCGACCGCAACCGCGTGGCCTTCGTCAGTGAATCGCGCGACCTGCGCTACACCTTCGCGCGCCTGAGCAAGGGCGGCCAGCTGCTGCCGGGCTGGTACAAGGAGTGGTACCCGGATGCACAGGGCAACTACACCTACGACTCGCTGCGCGCCACGCCCTATGGCGACAGCACGCTGGGCCAGGCCTACGATTTCGACGGCTTCACTCCTGATCCGCGCGGCGCCAACGGTTTCTATACCAAGCAGATTCCCACCGCCTGGGGCTACAAGCCGGCGATCCGGCGTTCCGGCCACGGCTTCGCTCCGTATGCAGAGGCGCGCTTCAACCTCGACCAGGACATGTTCTTCTACGTGAAGTACGCGCAGGGCTGGAAGATGCCCAGCCTGTTCGAGTCGACGCTGGGCAACAGCACCTCGGCGCCGGTGGCTGACCTGAAGCCGGAGAAGAACCGCTCGTGGGACATCGGCTTCAGCCTGCTCAAGCAGGACCTGTGGCGCGACGGTGACCGCCTGGCGTTCAAGGTGGCCTGGTTCAAGAACGATATCGACAACGCGATCACCCGTCGCTTCGATTCCAGCAACTGGGCGTTCTACGTCGACAACGTCGACAACTACACGGTGTCTGGCTATGAGCTGCAATCCGGTTATGACGCCGGCATCGCCTACCTGGACCTGTCGGCCAGCTACTACCAGCGCGCGCGTACCTGCGATGCGGCCACCGCCAAGCGCCTGCGCGAAGACCCCTATGCGAAGTGGAGCAAGCTGGACACCACTCCGGACTGCGTGGACGGCGGCTTCGGCACCTCGTTCGTCAACGCGCAGAACCCACCGAAGTACTCGATTCACAGCACGCTGGGCTTCCGCCTGTTCGACAAGCGGCTGGATACCGGCATCCGCCGCACCTACAACAGCGGCCCCACCCACGAACTGGACAAGCCCTGGAACACCACCGGCTCGACCGGCCTGCAGAACATCTACCTGCCGACCGCGATCTATGACTTCTACGCACGCTGGCAGTTCACACCGCGCAGCGAAGTGGAGCTGGTGGTCAGCAACCTGCGCAACACCTACTACATGGACACGCTGGCGATGAGCCTGATGCCGGGCCCGGGGCGCACCACGCGGCTGAACTTCACCGCACGCTTCTGAGTGCTTCAGAAACAGCAACGCCCCGGGGAGATCATCCCCGGGGCGCTTGCTTGCGGCCGCTCACGCTCTGGAAGAGGCCAACCGTGGTTCTGGTAGGCGCCAACCTTGGTTGGCGCAACGATGCATCACTTCGCGGTACTCAGCAGCAGCACTGCAATAGTGACCAGCGCAATGCCGACCCAGCCGATCGGACGCAGGCGGTTGCCGAACAACAGGCGGCCGCAGGTAGCGGTACCGATCACGCCGATCGCACCCCACATCGCATAGGCGGTGGCCAGGTCCATGTAACGCACGGCCTGGCCCAGCAGGGCAAAGGCGATCCAGACCATGACGATCGCAGCTACGCCCCAGCGCCAGCGGCGGAAGCCTTCCGACTTGGCCACCATCATGTTGGCGGCGACGTCGATCAAGGCCGAACAGATCACGAAAAACAGGGCCAGGGTATTCATCAGTGCGCCTCCCCGAGGGTGACGCAGACGATGCCGACCACTGCCAGCACCAGGCCGGCCAGCTGCTGCAGCGACAGGCTTTCACCGAAGACGGTGAGGCCGACCACAGTGAGCAGGGTCAGGCCGAGGCCTTCCCATACCGCATAGGCCACGCCCACGGCGATGCGGCGCACCGACTGCGCGAGGAAGAAGTAGGACAGCGCCAGCGCGCCGGCCATGATCAGATAGCCGGTCCAGCCGCCATCGCGAGCGGCATGGGCCATGAACGAGGTGCCGACCACTTCGGCGACGATCGCCACGGTCAGGCAGGCCCAGGCGACCAGCGCGCCACGGGCGGGAACAGTACGGGACATGTGAAGCTCCTTGCAGGGCGGGGACCACGCCGCCTCATCAATGGATCCACGCCGAGCGTGGAGGGTCCGGAACGCCCCGCACACGGGGGCGACGGAAGCCAGTATCATCGCCTTTTACGGTGGTATCAAAATGGATTCCATCGACAGGAGCGATGGATCAATGCCCTACTCCCCTGAATCCCTGCAGGCCTTCGTGGAAGCCGCGGCGCTGGGCTCGTTCTCGGCGGCGGCGCGGCGCCTGCGCAAGACCCAGTCGACGGTCAGCACCGCCATTGCCCACCTGGAAGCCGACCTTGGCGTGAGCCTGTTCGACCGCAGCGGGCGCTACCCGCAGCTGACCGAGGCCGGGCGCCAGGTACTTGGGCACGCGCAGGAAATCCTGGCTGCCGATGCCCGCCTGCAGCAGTTGAGCGTGCGCCTGGCCGCACCGGTCGAACCGCGCCTGACCGTGGCGTTCTCCGACGTCTACCAACTGGACCCGGAACAACGGGTGCTGCAACGCTTCGCCGAGGCGTTCCCGGAGATCGAGCTGGAATGGCTGGATGCCGAGGGCGAGGACGTGCTGGAACTGGTGAGCAACGGACGCGCCACGCTGGGTCTGCTGCCACGGCAGGAGCACTATCCGGACGGACTGGTGGCACGTCCGCTGGCGCACCACAGCGAACTGTCGGTGTATGTGGCGCGCGAGCATCCGCTGGCCAGCGCTGGCCGTCGCGCCGCCGCACAGCTGGCGCGGCATAGACAGGTGCGCTTGAGCGCGGAAGTCGATCAATCCCGCGTGGTCACTGGCCTGGCCTGGACCGCCACCGATTACCTGATGGTGATGGAAATGGCCGAGGACGGCCTCGGCTGGGCCGAACTACCGCGCGCACTGGTACAGCGCTACGACCGCGGGCGGCTGGTGGAACTGCTGCTGCCCGGCTGGCCACGGCGCATCCACAGCGACCTGCTGTGGCGCCGCGACACGCCGCCAGGCCCAGCCGCACTATGGTGGGCCGACGCGTTGGGGTGAACCGAAAAAGGGGACGGAGGGGATTAAGTCGTTTGTGCCACAAACGACTTAATCCCCTCCGTCCCCTTTTTCAGTTGCCGGCCAGCGGCCGGCACTACCGATCAGCGATGGGCCAGCGCGTAATCCAGCGCCGAGCACACTGCGGCCACCTGTGCGTCGTTGCACTGCTGCGGGGTCGCACGCGGGCTGTCCGGGTAGACCTCGGTGGTGGTGGTGTACTTCGCACCCGTAATGCCGGCGCACAGGCCCAGCTTCACCAGCGGGTACTCGATCACGCCATGGGCCACCACCGGCGAACCGATGATCTCGCCCTTGTCGTCGGCCGGCGCGATGTGAGTAACCTTTTCCACTGCGGCGATCACCGCCTGCTGGAAGGCCGCCTGCGGGGCCTCGCTGTCGTCCACCAGATAGAAGCCATCCGGAATCAGGCCCGGCTCGAACGGCTTGCCGTCACGCGCGGCCAGCGCCGGGCGGAACTCGCTCTCGTCGCTGTCGGTGGTTTCGTGCAGGTCGATGTGCAGTACGAACTGGTCCTTGATCGGTGTGATCAGCTCGATCAACGCGGTCGACTCACGGGCCGGGCCATCGGCGCGGAAGTTGCGGTTCGGGTCGATTGCATCGAAGTTCCAGCGGTTGATGCGCTCGAAGCCCCACGGATTCACGCACGGCGCCACCAACAGGTTTGCCTTGCCGGCATAGTCGGCAGCGTGCTTTTCGAGGAACTCCAGCGCGCCCATCACGCCGCTGGTCTCGTAGCCATGCACGCCACCGGTGACCAGCGCGGCCGGCAGCGCCGGGTTCCAGTCGCGGCTGCGCAGGGCGAACAGGGTATAGGTCTCGCCGGCGTAGTCGAGCTGGCCATAGGCCACCTTGTCGAAGCGCGAAGCCAGTGCCTCGATGCGCGGCAGCACTTCCTCGTCATAGCGACGCAGGCGCTGCTGGCGGCCACGCCACGCCTCCCGTTCCGCCGCTCCCCACGGCTGGCCAGGGGTTCCGACGGGGTAGAAAGCGGCTTGGGACATGGCAGATCTCAGCGAGTCAGGAAGCAATCATCCACTTTACCACCGGCCCATCAGCATGAACCGGAGGTGCATTCCATTGGCGAATGGAATCAGCAATAATTCTCATTTACGCCCTTCCACGACCTGCATCGATGCCCATCCACGCCCCGCAAACGGCCCGCCTGCCGCTGGCTGCCGCCCTCGCCCTGTGTCTGCTCCCGGCCACCCGCGCCTTCGCCCAGGACGGCGCCACCACGCTGGACAGCATCCAGGTCTCCGGCAGCTGGCTGGGCACCGGCCTGCACGACAGCGTGAAGAGCTTCGCTGGCGCGCGCACCGTGGTGGACCGTCAGCGCATCGAAGCCAGCGGCGCGGCCAGCATCGGCGATGCCATGCGCCGCATCCCCGGCGTGCAGGTCACCGACAACTCCGGCACCGCCGGCAGTTCGGTCTCGCTGAACATCGGCGTGCGCGGCCTGACCGGGCGCTACTCGCCGCGCTCGACCGTGCTGCTCGATGGCGTGCCGCTGGCAGTGGCGCCGTATGGCCAGCCGCAGCTGTCGTTCGCGCCGACCAGCCTGTCCAACATCGAATCGATCGACGTGGTGCGCGGTGGCGGCGCGGTGCGCTACGGCCCGCAGAACGTGGGCGGCATCATCAACTTCAGCACCCGCGCCATTCCCACCGAGGCCGGCCTGCACGGTGAGGCCGGCGTGCGCTACACCGCCTACGACCACGGCGGCGGAGACAGCACCCAGTACAACGCCTTCCTCGGTGGCACCGGCGACAACGGCCTGGGCGCGGCCCTGCTGTACTCCGGCCAGGATGGCCGCGACTGGCGGCAGGGCAGCGATGACCGTTTCAACGACCTCGCGCTGAAGTTCGCCTATGCCATCGACGAACAGCAGGAACTGCGCGCCAAGCTGTCCTACTACGATGTGCGTTCGCTGACCCCGGGTGGCCTGACCCGCGCCCAGTACGAGGCCGACCCGTTCCAGAACACCCGCCCCACCGATTTCTGGAAAGGCCACCGCACCGGCATCGACCTGGGTTACACCAACACGCTGTCGGCCAACAGCGAGTTCGAGGTACTGGCCTATTACAACGAAAGCAGCCGTGCCAGCTCGCTGATCAACGCCGCCAACACCCAGCTGACCGTGCAGCCGCGCGACTACCGTGTGCTCGGCATCGAGCCGCGCTATACCCAGCGCCTGCACTGGGGCGCCAGCGTGCACGACATCACCGCCGGCTACCGCTTCCTGCGCGAGCGCGGCAACGACCGCAGCTACACCGTCACCCGCCGTACCGGCGTGGCCAGCGCCACCAACCGCTTCGACAATGCCACCGACGCACACGCCTTCTATATCGACGACCGCATCGCCATCGGCCAGTGGCGCATTACCCCGGGCGTGCGCATGGAGTGGATCGACATGGACCGCCGCCAGGCGGGTGGTACGGCAACCTTCAGCAGCCGCAACGACAAGGCCCTGCCCTCGATCAACGTCGCCTACCTGCTGACCCCGCAGCTGACCGTGTTCGGCAACTACACCACCTCGTTCGGGCCGGTGCAGAACATCCAGCTGAACTCACAGACCGCCAGCAACCCGCTGAATCCGGAAATCGCCAAGACCACCGAACTCGGTGCGCGCTGGCAGGACGGTGCACTGCGCGCGGAAGTGACCGTGTTCAAGATGCGCTTCGACAACCAGATCCTGCAGGTGCCGGGCATCACCCCGCCAACCTTCCAGAACATCGGCGCCACCGACCACAAGGGCGTGGAAAGCGCGCTGGAGTACCGCTTCGCCGAAGACAGCGCACTGGCCGGTCTGGAGCTGTACGCCAACTACACCTGGACCAAGGCGATCCAGCAGTCCGGCGACAACCGTGGCCTGGACGTGCCGTTCTACTCGCGCGACACCGACAGCGTCGGCGCACGCTATGCACTGGCCGGCTGGAC includes the following:
- a CDS encoding FecR domain-containing protein → MSAALAGPALEQAAEWFALREQGWTDDEQYRWRAWLQADAGHADAWRRVESVWQSFAPLSAPAAATALDAAGRRRRQALRSLGGALGIGAVSLLGLHGLQAQRGLQTQRTVAGRTGHWRLIDGSQLWLNADSEVTIDIDIGSGRRALHLLRGELLLQTGHHPAFTGLPLTVHVPGARLQPIGTRFAVGREAQGSRLDVFEGVVRCLPMFGVALDVAAGGAVRIGPMGGLTTVAADPLRGDWQDGRLQVQDTPLIRVIDELARHHQGYLGCDPALAALKVTAVLPRLDSTQALHLLARALPIRVEQRWPWWTVVRPL
- a CDS encoding TonB-dependent receptor, which translates into the protein MKLPCPSPRPLAIALCLAMASPCLLPAAAHAQDTAAAIRWQIPAGPLDQALTAFGQQSGLSIAADARLTRGRHSSGVQAMLGTDAALAQLLAGTGLAFQRDASGVVLQAAPTAEAGVRQIGTLRVAGQAGEGASPWGLADADAVYRDSGSRVHLDHQQLERFRGQSIGDVLAGAVGVHTADVRNGGALDVNIRGLQGQNRVPVIIDGGQQAIDVYRGYAGVQQRSYLDPDLISAISIEKGPSLAANAASAIGGVVYMETLNVDDILDDGQTWGLRVRGGVADNSIDRTRTFKQIARGSDNRNSLRDPRDWNGSVAFAQRGEDWQLVAAYARRRQGNFFAGSNGAHRYDNQHLSSGGTGMSSQAVSKLFHPGDEVLNTHTDNESALLKFTWTPNPDQRLELSHRYFNSSFGEIMPSAIGRVGESNEWVTYVDKANTMFQFEPGKMRVNATSLRHRYRPEAHPWLDLSSTLWFTTATSRMFNSNIANTPLFKDVPNDQMPDTLGETYGPGLQSDVKTQRWGVDSSNTTRFSNDLGDWTLRYGASFQHEDTAPNSPVLPVDFNNNRYLRSGTRREASVVASLQWQPWDWLSLTAGGRFTDYRTRDRNRVAFVSESRDLRYTFARLSKGGQLLPGWYKEWYPDAQGNYTYDSLRATPYGDSTLGQAYDFDGFTPDPRGANGFYTKQIPTAWGYKPAIRRSGHGFAPYAEARFNLDQDMFFYVKYAQGWKMPSLFESTLGNSTSAPVADLKPEKNRSWDIGFSLLKQDLWRDGDRLAFKVAWFKNDIDNAITRRFDSSNWAFYVDNVDNYTVSGYELQSGYDAGIAYLDLSASYYQRARTCDAATAKRLREDPYAKWSKLDTTPDCVDGGFGTSFVNAQNPPKYSIHSTLGFRLFDKRLDTGIRRTYNSGPTHELDKPWNTTGSTGLQNIYLPTAIYDFYARWQFTPRSEVELVVSNLRNTYYMDTLAMSLMPGPGRTTRLNFTARF
- a CDS encoding SMR family transporter, which encodes MNTLALFFVICSALIDVAANMMVAKSEGFRRWRWGVAAIVMVWIAFALLGQAVRYMDLATAYAMWGAIGVIGTATCGRLLFGNRLRPIGWVGIALVTIAVLLLSTAK
- a CDS encoding SMR family transporter, with the protein product MSRTVPARGALVAWACLTVAIVAEVVGTSFMAHAARDGGWTGYLIMAGALALSYFFLAQSVRRIAVGVAYAVWEGLGLTLLTVVGLTVFGESLSLQQLAGLVLAVVGIVCVTLGEAH
- a CDS encoding LysR family transcriptional regulator; translated protein: MPYSPESLQAFVEAAALGSFSAAARRLRKTQSTVSTAIAHLEADLGVSLFDRSGRYPQLTEAGRQVLGHAQEILAADARLQQLSVRLAAPVEPRLTVAFSDVYQLDPEQRVLQRFAEAFPEIELEWLDAEGEDVLELVSNGRATLGLLPRQEHYPDGLVARPLAHHSELSVYVAREHPLASAGRRAAAQLARHRQVRLSAEVDQSRVVTGLAWTATDYLMVMEMAEDGLGWAELPRALVQRYDRGRLVELLLPGWPRRIHSDLLWRRDTPPGPAALWWADALG
- a CDS encoding M14 family metallocarboxypeptidase; protein product: MSQAAFYPVGTPGQPWGAAEREAWRGRQQRLRRYDEEVLPRIEALASRFDKVAYGQLDYAGETYTLFALRSRDWNPALPAALVTGGVHGYETSGVMGALEFLEKHAADYAGKANLLVAPCVNPWGFERINRWNFDAIDPNRNFRADGPARESTALIELITPIKDQFVLHIDLHETTDSDESEFRPALAARDGKPFEPGLIPDGFYLVDDSEAPQAAFQQAVIAAVEKVTHIAPADDKGEIIGSPVVAHGVIEYPLVKLGLCAGITGAKYTTTTEVYPDSPRATPQQCNDAQVAAVCSALDYALAHR
- a CDS encoding TonB-dependent siderophore receptor, with amino-acid sequence MPIHAPQTARLPLAAALALCLLPATRAFAQDGATTLDSIQVSGSWLGTGLHDSVKSFAGARTVVDRQRIEASGAASIGDAMRRIPGVQVTDNSGTAGSSVSLNIGVRGLTGRYSPRSTVLLDGVPLAVAPYGQPQLSFAPTSLSNIESIDVVRGGGAVRYGPQNVGGIINFSTRAIPTEAGLHGEAGVRYTAYDHGGGDSTQYNAFLGGTGDNGLGAALLYSGQDGRDWRQGSDDRFNDLALKFAYAIDEQQELRAKLSYYDVRSLTPGGLTRAQYEADPFQNTRPTDFWKGHRTGIDLGYTNTLSANSEFEVLAYYNESSRASSLINAANTQLTVQPRDYRVLGIEPRYTQRLHWGASVHDITAGYRFLRERGNDRSYTVTRRTGVASATNRFDNATDAHAFYIDDRIAIGQWRITPGVRMEWIDMDRRQAGGTATFSSRNDKALPSINVAYLLTPQLTVFGNYTTSFGPVQNIQLNSQTASNPLNPEIAKTTELGARWQDGALRAEVTVFKMRFDNQILQVPGITPPTFQNIGATDHKGVESALEYRFAEDSALAGLELYANYTWTKAIQQSGDNRGLDVPFYSRDTDSVGARYALAGWTFNVSSTHQSGQFSDAANTWAESADARVGRVPGVRLWNAQVAWQVPGLGDSEIALGVNNLADKRWYTRNVDGNAGRMVAAPRTFYVQGRYRF